From the Nonlabens marinus S1-08 genome, one window contains:
- a CDS encoding TraR/DksA family transcriptional regulator, which yields MSTSTDEKVRYSDKDLAHFKEIVKGKIAEATEQYELIKSAYMNDADNGTDDTAPQFKAFDEGSAVMSKEANAALAIRQEKFIRDLKNALIRIENKSYGVCRVTGKLIAKERLELVPHATLSIEAKNMQD from the coding sequence ATGAGTACTTCCACCGACGAAAAAGTAAGATACAGCGACAAAGATCTTGCTCACTTCAAAGAGATCGTAAAAGGTAAGATTGCCGAGGCAACTGAGCAGTATGAGTTGATTAAAAGCGCTTATATGAACGATGCTGACAATGGCACTGATGATACAGCACCGCAATTTAAGGCATTTGATGAAGGTAGTGCCGTAATGAGTAAAGAGGCGAATGCAGCCCTTGCCATACGCCAAGAGAAATTCATCCGTGATCTTAAAAATGCTTTGATACGTATTGAAAATAAATCATATGGGGTTTGCCGTGTCACTGGTAAATTGATTGCAAAAGAGCGTCTTGAATTAGTCCCTCATGCCACCTTAAGTATCGAGGCAAAAAACATGCAGGATTAA
- a CDS encoding DUF4097 family beta strand repeat-containing protein encodes MIFSRGFPNIILLLCISASFCCQAQQKEAVYTYTESQNENFGVVLIDLEHYIELTITTSEQPHSFTTDDVQSGEYSNALVLQTRVANDTLFITDPVSPLFHFPQDKLSAHKVTDSKAKIVLPESHHLFLNLSNANVNLQGLFRSVIVNINTGKVNLEKLKGDTQITSVSADITAKDLENYSFEANSRNGIVTFKNENRRKKYHLKVESIYGDIDLD; translated from the coding sequence GTGATTTTCTCTAGGGGTTTTCCCAATATCATTTTATTACTATGTATTTCAGCTTCTTTTTGTTGTCAAGCACAACAAAAAGAAGCTGTTTATACGTATACGGAATCTCAAAACGAAAATTTTGGTGTCGTATTAATTGATCTTGAACACTATATAGAGCTCACAATTACCACGAGTGAACAACCCCATTCATTTACCACAGATGATGTTCAGTCTGGCGAATATAGCAATGCGTTAGTCCTACAAACTAGAGTAGCAAACGACACCCTTTTCATCACGGATCCTGTTAGTCCCCTATTTCACTTTCCTCAAGATAAGCTTAGCGCACACAAAGTTACAGACTCAAAGGCCAAAATCGTTTTACCAGAAAGCCATCACCTTTTCCTAAATCTTTCTAATGCAAATGTTAACCTGCAAGGGTTATTTAGGAGCGTCATCGTAAATATCAACACTGGCAAAGTGAATCTAGAAAAATTGAAAGGAGACACTCAAATTACTAGCGTAAGCGCAGACATCACTGCAAAAGATTTAGAAAACTATTCCTTTGAAGCTAATTCCAGAAATGGAATTGTGACATTCAAAAATGAGAATCGCAGAAAAAAGTATCATTTGAAAGTTGAAAGCATCTATGGCGACATTGATCTGGATTAA
- a CDS encoding lipoprotein signal peptidase — protein MKLYKAILIIALVLIVDQASKIYIKLNYMLRDSRNPIVDWDKFQLLFYENPGAAWGFELPGDYGKIVLTVFRLFAICGIGYWLWKSVKNNGHKILIICISLIFAGALGNIIDSVFYGELFSSSANSVATFLPADGGYGSWFHGEVVDMLYFPLFDGIWPQWIPIIGGQTFSFFNAVFNVADSSITVGVILLILFSKKAFPEKK, from the coding sequence ATGAAATTATACAAAGCCATTCTAATCATTGCCTTAGTGCTTATTGTTGATCAAGCCAGCAAGATTTATATTAAACTTAATTACATGCTGAGAGACTCCAGAAACCCGATAGTGGACTGGGATAAGTTTCAATTACTTTTTTATGAAAATCCAGGTGCAGCCTGGGGCTTTGAACTACCAGGTGATTATGGAAAAATAGTATTAACTGTTTTTAGATTATTTGCCATTTGTGGAATCGGCTATTGGCTGTGGAAGAGCGTCAAAAATAATGGCCACAAAATATTAATTATTTGTATCTCACTGATTTTTGCAGGAGCATTAGGTAACATCATCGACAGCGTTTTCTATGGAGAGTTATTTTCCAGCAGCGCTAATAGTGTGGCTACATTTTTACCTGCAGATGGTGGTTATGGGAGCTGGTTTCATGGTGAAGTGGTAGACATGTTGTATTTCCCTTTATTTGATGGTATATGGCCGCAATGGATTCCTATAATAGGAGGTCAGACCTTTTCCTTCTTTAACGCGGTATTCAATGTGGCTGACAGCTCCATCACTGTAGGGGTAATCTTGCTGATTCTATTTAGCAAAAAAGCATTTCCTGAAAAGAAGTGA
- a CDS encoding response regulator, translating to MKVAPLISKVCIIDDDKLYVSLVTMLIKKNHFAEEILVFNNGQEALQYFDQHIDDKSEKLPEVILLDLNMPIMNGWEFLEEIKPYSDRLLERNVKLNVVSSTINPAEVNRAETHGIVHHFINKPISKDAIARAFQK from the coding sequence ATGAAGGTAGCTCCACTTATTTCCAAGGTTTGCATCATTGATGATGACAAACTTTATGTTAGTTTGGTCACCATGCTTATCAAAAAAAATCATTTTGCAGAGGAAATACTCGTCTTCAATAATGGTCAAGAGGCTCTACAGTATTTTGATCAGCACATAGATGATAAAAGTGAAAAGCTTCCAGAAGTAATTTTGTTAGACTTGAACATGCCTATCATGAATGGATGGGAATTTTTGGAAGAAATCAAACCTTATTCTGACCGCTTATTAGAGCGTAATGTAAAATTAAATGTAGTGAGTTCTACCATCAATCCTGCTGAAGTAAATCGCGCAGAAACTCATGGCATCGTGCACCACTTTATCAATAAGCCGATATCCAAGGACGCGATCGCTAGAGCGTTTCAAAAGTAA
- a CDS encoding ATP-binding protein — MLEHNDYFKSSLEDKAYFLTEVAEATKTGVYSANFKQNKFYIDSIGRSILNMPEEYTPSINEATSLFCNNKDSRDLIYVCQRGERFERDILMCSYDDQQIWMRFTGKPRFDIDGDLMGVRGVFTSIDKYVRERQAVEQHSEVIEAQNERLLHFAHIVSHNLRSHSSNLELTLELFNEVLEDEKTNVFYSYLREISHNLSDTLQHLNQVVTINSQKATEVIQIEKVVKSILSKYKSEIDKAGIQVKTDFIRLEYIEYVPNFLENIIETLISNAINFRDPSRPLVIQIRTKVKGQKRLLIVKDNGRGIDLKSKDLGMFKSYKTEEELKEFKGLGLYLAKNQIEALGGDLVVKGAPSIGSSFTVKF, encoded by the coding sequence ATGTTAGAGCACAATGATTATTTTAAATCCTCGCTTGAGGATAAAGCCTATTTTCTAACTGAAGTAGCTGAAGCTACTAAAACTGGAGTTTATAGTGCAAATTTCAAGCAAAACAAATTCTATATCGATAGCATTGGAAGGTCTATTCTTAATATGCCTGAAGAATATACGCCATCTATAAATGAAGCAACTTCTCTCTTTTGCAACAATAAAGACTCTCGGGACCTAATTTATGTCTGCCAAAGAGGAGAGCGATTTGAGCGCGACATTTTAATGTGCTCTTATGACGACCAGCAAATCTGGATGCGATTTACTGGCAAACCAAGATTTGATATTGATGGTGATTTAATGGGAGTGCGTGGTGTATTTACCAGCATTGATAAATATGTAAGAGAGCGTCAAGCTGTAGAACAGCACAGTGAGGTAATAGAGGCTCAAAATGAGCGTTTATTACACTTTGCCCATATAGTCTCTCACAACTTAAGATCGCACAGTAGCAATCTTGAGTTGACTTTAGAATTGTTCAACGAGGTTTTGGAAGATGAGAAAACGAATGTATTTTATTCATACTTGAGAGAAATATCTCATAATTTAAGCGACACACTACAGCATTTAAATCAAGTAGTTACTATCAACTCTCAAAAAGCTACAGAAGTCATTCAGATAGAAAAGGTGGTTAAATCAATTCTTTCAAAATACAAGAGTGAAATTGATAAAGCTGGAATTCAAGTGAAAACTGATTTCATCCGTTTAGAATACATAGAATACGTACCAAATTTTTTAGAAAATATAATTGAAACTCTTATTTCTAACGCGATTAACTTTAGAGATCCGTCTAGACCCTTAGTGATTCAAATAAGGACTAAAGTGAAAGGTCAAAAGCGATTGCTCATAGTTAAGGATAATGGACGAGGCATTGATTTGAAAAGTAAAGATTTGGGAATGTTCAAAAGTTATAAAACCGAGGAGGAGCTCAAAGAATTTAAGGGTTTAGGTCTTTACCTAGCTAAAAATCAAATTGAAGCCCTAGGCGGAGACTTAGTAGTAAAAGGGGCCCCTAGCATTGGAAGTAGTTTTACAGTCAAATTCTAA
- a CDS encoding 5-formyltetrahydrofolate cyclo-ligase yields the protein MKDKKSLRKEFEAKRQVMSNEEVHGLSLQIANNVLKLDIWDQSLFHLFLPIQTKNEVRTEYILQVIQGRDKNVALSRSDFETFELRHFLLTDQTTIKVNEYGIPEPKGDDFEIKDEDLDVVFIPLLAVDKYGNRIGYGKGFYDRFLAKCRPNTIKVGISFFEPLNFTITTNDTDMPLDQLVTPKGVVKFRSP from the coding sequence ATGAAAGACAAGAAGAGCTTAAGGAAAGAGTTTGAGGCTAAACGCCAAGTAATGTCTAATGAGGAGGTTCATGGTTTGAGCCTTCAAATTGCGAATAATGTTTTGAAACTAGATATATGGGATCAAAGCCTATTTCATCTCTTTCTACCCATCCAAACTAAAAACGAAGTACGTACGGAGTATATCCTTCAGGTCATTCAAGGAAGAGATAAAAATGTAGCCTTGTCAAGGAGTGATTTTGAGACTTTTGAACTTCGTCACTTCTTATTGACTGATCAGACTACGATTAAAGTCAATGAATATGGAATTCCAGAACCAAAAGGTGATGATTTTGAAATCAAGGATGAAGATTTAGATGTGGTGTTCATTCCATTGTTGGCGGTAGATAAATACGGCAACCGAATAGGTTATGGCAAAGGCTTTTACGACCGTTTTTTAGCCAAATGTCGACCAAATACCATTAAGGTAGGAATTTCCTTCTTTGAGCCTCTTAACTTTACGATTACGACAAATGATACTGATATGCCTTTGGACCAGTTAGTTACTCCAAAAGGTGTAGTAAAATTCCGATCGCCCTAA
- a CDS encoding succinylglutamate desuccinylase/aspartoacylase family protein, whose protein sequence is MAADIVILDTLIKPGTSHTLNFNMARLYTSTVVDIPVIIHRAKKAGPVVLLTGGVHGDEFNGVEVVRQLISKKVVRPKKGMVIAIPVVNVFGFLNMQREFPDGRDLNRVFPGAKNGSLASRFAYQVTKGILPHVDLVMDFHTGGAQRFNAPQLRVDPLEIDSMELAKIFHPPFLVLSKNIPKTFRETCSKMGKNYLLFEGGKSQQSDKNVILTAVNGVIRVLDHMGMLQDKSLVHPDEKPIHVIKKSKWVRAKYSGLLHPRVANGKRVEKGEMIASITDPYGTMRHKVKSPQDGFVINVNHSPLVYQGDAIFHISKDERQEELKERV, encoded by the coding sequence ATGGCAGCAGACATTGTTATTCTCGACACCTTAATAAAGCCAGGTACCAGTCATACGCTTAATTTTAATATGGCGCGGTTATATACCAGCACTGTGGTAGACATCCCGGTAATTATTCACCGAGCTAAAAAAGCAGGCCCTGTGGTTCTGCTCACGGGCGGAGTACATGGAGATGAGTTCAATGGTGTAGAAGTAGTTCGTCAGCTTATTTCAAAAAAGGTGGTACGCCCTAAAAAAGGTATGGTAATCGCTATTCCCGTAGTGAACGTGTTTGGATTTTTGAATATGCAGAGAGAATTTCCAGATGGTAGGGATCTGAACCGAGTTTTTCCAGGAGCTAAAAATGGTTCTTTAGCAAGTCGTTTTGCCTATCAGGTAACTAAAGGCATTTTACCTCATGTAGATTTAGTCATGGATTTTCATACCGGTGGAGCTCAACGTTTTAATGCGCCGCAGTTAAGGGTAGATCCCTTAGAGATAGACAGCATGGAATTAGCTAAAATATTCCACCCGCCCTTCTTAGTATTGTCAAAGAACATACCTAAAACCTTCCGTGAAACGTGTAGCAAGATGGGTAAAAACTACCTTTTGTTTGAAGGAGGGAAATCTCAACAAAGTGATAAAAATGTAATCCTTACCGCGGTAAATGGTGTAATAAGAGTGCTGGATCATATGGGTATGTTACAAGATAAATCATTAGTTCACCCTGACGAGAAGCCCATTCATGTAATTAAAAAATCCAAATGGGTTAGAGCAAAATACAGTGGTTTATTACATCCTAGAGTTGCTAACGGAAAACGAGTTGAAAAAGGAGAGATGATTGCCTCCATTACTGATCCCTATGGAACAATGAGGCACAAAGTAAAGTCCCCACAGGATGGATTTGTAATCAATGTAAATCATAGTCCACTAGTGTATCAAGGAGATGCGATATTTCATATAAGCAAAGATGAAAGACAAGAAGAGCTTAAGGAAAGAGTTTGA
- the rimK gene encoding 30S ribosomal protein S6--L-glutamate ligase — MKINILSRSSSIYSTARMVEEIKAAGHEVKVIDPLKCDIKLEKQKPTVFYKGVRLEKPDAIIPRIGSSITFYGTAIVRQFEAMKCFTTVSSQALVRSRDKLQSLQRLSSSGVGMPKTVFTNFGKHTSAILEMVDGPPCIIKVLEGTQGIGVNLAENFESAETILEAYNNLESRVIVQEFIKEAGGADLRAFVVGDKVVGAMKRQAQKGEFRSNLHRGGSATKIKLSKEEENTAIAAAKSLGLGVCGVDLLQSSRGPLVLEVNSSPGLEGIEAATQQNIARAIVKYIETNI; from the coding sequence ATGAAGATTAACATCCTATCAAGAAGCAGTAGTATCTATAGTACTGCTCGAATGGTAGAAGAAATTAAGGCTGCTGGTCATGAGGTAAAAGTCATTGATCCACTCAAGTGTGATATAAAACTTGAAAAGCAAAAACCTACTGTTTTTTACAAAGGCGTTCGCTTAGAAAAGCCAGATGCCATTATACCGCGCATAGGATCAAGTATTACTTTCTATGGTACCGCTATCGTTCGTCAATTTGAAGCGATGAAATGTTTTACCACGGTGAGCTCACAAGCTTTAGTACGCAGTAGAGATAAATTGCAAAGTTTGCAGCGCTTGAGTAGCTCTGGAGTAGGAATGCCTAAGACAGTGTTTACAAACTTCGGTAAACATACCAGTGCTATATTAGAAATGGTAGATGGGCCTCCATGCATAATTAAGGTTTTAGAGGGGACTCAAGGAATAGGTGTCAACCTTGCTGAAAATTTTGAAAGTGCAGAGACTATTCTAGAAGCCTACAATAATCTGGAATCTAGAGTCATCGTGCAAGAATTTATTAAAGAAGCCGGTGGTGCAGATCTTAGGGCATTTGTGGTAGGTGATAAAGTAGTTGGAGCTATGAAGCGTCAGGCTCAAAAAGGAGAATTCCGTTCTAATTTGCACCGTGGTGGATCTGCCACTAAAATAAAATTGAGCAAAGAAGAGGAAAATACGGCAATTGCAGCTGCAAAATCTTTAGGATTAGGAGTTTGTGGTGTAGATTTATTGCAGAGCAGCCGAGGGCCTTTAGTGCTAGAAGTGAATAGTTCTCCTGGACTTGAGGGGATTGAAGCGGCTACTCAACAAAATATTGCAAGAGCAATAGTAAAGTATATAGAAACTAATATTTAA
- a CDS encoding ATP-dependent zinc protease family protein: MKSKKTIIGRTDKADFPKLNLDEIDIKIDTGAYTSSIHCQDIVEKDGVLHAVFLDKSHPQFHGQHIEFTDYEETTVRSSNGLKEQRFEVKSNIRLFNKLYKISLTLNDRSEMRFPVLLGRKFLSKKFIVDPELQDISYLQSQYED, translated from the coding sequence ATTAAGAGTAAGAAAACCATTATTGGCCGCACGGATAAAGCAGATTTCCCAAAGCTTAACCTGGATGAGATCGATATTAAAATCGATACAGGTGCCTATACCTCAAGTATTCATTGTCAAGATATCGTAGAGAAAGATGGTGTACTTCATGCTGTTTTTTTAGATAAAAGCCACCCACAATTTCACGGTCAACACATTGAATTTACAGACTATGAAGAGACTACCGTACGCAGTAGCAACGGCTTAAAAGAGCAACGATTTGAGGTAAAATCAAACATACGCTTGTTCAATAAATTATACAAAATATCTCTGACCCTAAACGATAGGTCAGAGATGCGTTTTCCCGTTCTTTTAGGAAGAAAATTTCTCTCCAAAAAATTTATTGTAGATCCTGAATTGCAGGACATTTCCTATTTACAATCCCAATATGAAGATTAA
- a CDS encoding alpha/beta hydrolase, whose translation MLKKSYFCAILLSLLIGVFTLNSCSVVKTTGIDYGSRIDGIADHPTLNVFANQKKEAKLPVLIFVYGGNWNSGNKKTYGYAGRNFAKHDMVVVMPDYTKSPKASYDEMTQQIAKSIQWVKDHITEYGGDPERIYLTGHSAGGHLAALAVMNPKYGVDPKSIKGIILNDAAGLDMESFLRKNPPSTDQNYVATWTKNPEEWVEASPINFIDENTPEIKIYVGDETYESIDTSNKKFLEELKKYQPQASIQWLDKGHVAMVSQLFWPWSSRFDETREFMNKQ comes from the coding sequence GTGCTTAAAAAATCATACTTCTGTGCCATTTTACTGAGTTTACTCATAGGTGTATTTACTTTAAATTCCTGCTCCGTTGTTAAGACGACAGGTATCGATTATGGCAGCAGGATCGATGGAATCGCTGATCACCCGACTCTCAACGTTTTTGCAAATCAAAAAAAGGAGGCCAAATTACCTGTGTTAATATTCGTCTATGGCGGCAACTGGAATAGCGGTAATAAGAAAACATACGGCTATGCAGGTAGAAATTTTGCAAAGCACGACATGGTGGTGGTCATGCCTGATTATACTAAAAGCCCTAAAGCGAGCTACGATGAAATGACTCAACAGATTGCCAAATCTATACAATGGGTAAAAGATCATATTACTGAATATGGAGGCGATCCAGAGCGTATTTATCTTACAGGGCATTCCGCCGGCGGGCATCTCGCAGCACTTGCTGTAATGAATCCAAAGTATGGGGTTGACCCTAAAAGCATTAAGGGAATCATTCTAAACGATGCCGCTGGTTTAGATATGGAATCTTTTTTAAGGAAAAATCCGCCATCGACAGATCAAAATTATGTCGCTACCTGGACTAAAAATCCAGAGGAGTGGGTAGAAGCTTCTCCTATCAATTTTATAGATGAAAACACCCCAGAGATCAAAATTTATGTAGGCGATGAAACCTATGAATCTATCGACACCAGTAATAAAAAGTTTCTTGAAGAACTTAAAAAATACCAGCCTCAAGCTTCCATTCAATGGTTGGATAAAGGGCATGTTGCAATGGTTTCACAATTGTTTTGGCCCTGGAGCTCACGGTTTGATGAGACGCGAGAGTTTATGAATAAACAATAA
- a CDS encoding YqjF family protein encodes MSFLTSTWSYLPFANYKVPPELLYPHLPKGTVLDLRGELADISLVGLRFERTRILNLPIPFHINFSEINLRFYVCQPDTGKKGVVFIKEIVDKPMITFVANNLYHERYQTMPVRFELEEKKGQKSHLKYQWKPKTWQEFALTYEPEALSIVDGSEEQFILERYFGYSEYDKKTTFEYEVCHASWEHFKVTDFQIDVDFEQTYGPEFALLNSLRPDSVMMAQGSRISIEKKRKL; translated from the coding sequence ATGTCGTTTCTTACCTCTACCTGGAGTTACCTCCCATTTGCCAATTATAAAGTCCCACCTGAACTATTGTATCCACACCTACCTAAAGGAACCGTACTGGATTTAAGAGGAGAGCTGGCAGATATTAGCTTAGTAGGTTTGCGATTTGAACGTACTCGCATTTTGAACTTACCTATACCTTTTCACATCAATTTTAGCGAGATTAATTTGAGATTCTATGTGTGTCAACCGGATACAGGTAAAAAAGGCGTTGTTTTTATTAAGGAAATTGTAGACAAACCCATGATCACTTTTGTAGCTAACAATCTCTATCACGAAAGGTATCAAACCATGCCTGTCCGTTTTGAACTGGAAGAAAAAAAGGGTCAGAAATCGCATTTAAAATACCAGTGGAAACCTAAAACCTGGCAAGAGTTTGCCCTAACCTATGAGCCTGAGGCGTTATCCATTGTAGATGGCAGTGAGGAACAATTTATTCTAGAGCGTTATTTTGGGTACTCCGAATACGATAAAAAAACGACCTTTGAATATGAGGTGTGCCACGCCAGCTGGGAACATTTTAAGGTTACCGACTTTCAAATTGATGTGGATTTTGAGCAAACTTACGGTCCTGAATTTGCTTTGCTAAACTCCTTACGACCAGACAGCGTGATGATGGCACAAGGGTCTCGAATCTCCATAGAGAAGAAAAGAAAATTGTAG
- a CDS encoding carboxypeptidase regulatory-like domain-containing protein: MNKIILLLAGLLLTGMLAQAQNVKITGTVVDSLGVPVAMANVIAYGSNNSMGAFGITNTEGRYQLANLKQDSTYILKVSFLGLRQIEEKVTKIQGDMVKNFVMLDGADQLDAINIVYEMPVTIKGDTIVYNSDSFTNGTERKLEDVLKKLPGMEVSEEGDVTVEGNRVERVFINGKEFFEGDSKLATKNIPADAISKVEVLKNFNNVSQLKGIGNDQDRVAINIRLKEGKEKFWFGEVTAAGGYGNEEARYQVKPKAFYYSPDVSINILTDFNNLGLPAFTFSDYRRFTGRNFSNTRGIGSSINTGTGNQGITAFQSNRAVNIESKFGAFNGAYKVNKSLDINGFAIVSSTDTEDRRDNNRTFIDNGIIEDTRDLSFQRNETAIFKLGADYKPNSNFTLDYNGQVNITDVEQISDFLSARVEPVDGGGTQSIVEDIDQLNSQRPIVIDQNLSMYYTAGDRSIFSFEGSYVDQEEDPFYNAIRDIRDQQDPEPFNGRLNLTQADPYNINQSNLVDTKRLDAKVDYWYILNKISNINLTVGGIFNKQDYNSNIFQILGGDTRNDLTDPDLINNVEYNYTDLYAGLHYKIITGKFTITPGFHYHNITTKDEQNGETNEIKTSKILPDLDIRYAFKSSESLNFTYDQTIAFQDVERYAQALVFGNYNSLSSGNNQLEGAINDEVRLNYRNFNMFNYTTIFANVFYNKNRDAIQNSTILDGINQISAPINSAFANESFGGNGSYGREFGKIRTRIGANVNYSSFNNIFNGRQLESTNFTHAYNISAGSNWQEGINFDVSYRISFQDTDNGTFQNQFTTQAIGLDANWKIGKAIQLVAEYDLNLFDADQGGQNFDFLEASAFYREPDSKWEYKVAATNLLNTEAIVNANFGQVATSVSQDFVLPRYVYLQVRYDL, from the coding sequence ATGAACAAAATTATTCTCTTACTAGCAGGCTTACTTCTTACAGGAATGCTAGCCCAAGCACAAAACGTAAAAATAACAGGAACTGTTGTAGACAGTCTAGGTGTTCCAGTAGCAATGGCTAATGTTATAGCTTATGGTTCTAACAATTCCATGGGAGCTTTTGGGATTACAAATACGGAAGGACGCTACCAATTGGCTAACCTCAAACAAGATAGTACTTATATCCTTAAAGTCTCTTTTCTAGGATTAAGGCAGATTGAAGAAAAGGTAACTAAGATTCAAGGAGATATGGTAAAAAACTTTGTGATGTTAGATGGTGCAGATCAATTGGATGCGATCAACATTGTTTATGAGATGCCCGTTACCATTAAAGGAGATACAATCGTTTATAACAGCGATAGTTTTACTAATGGAACGGAACGAAAGCTGGAAGACGTTCTTAAAAAACTTCCAGGAATGGAGGTCAGTGAGGAAGGCGATGTTACGGTTGAAGGAAACCGGGTAGAGCGAGTCTTCATAAATGGAAAGGAATTTTTTGAGGGCGATTCAAAACTTGCCACTAAAAATATCCCAGCAGATGCTATCTCTAAAGTAGAGGTGTTAAAGAATTTCAACAATGTGAGCCAATTAAAAGGTATAGGAAACGATCAGGATCGTGTTGCTATCAATATTAGATTGAAAGAAGGGAAGGAAAAATTCTGGTTTGGAGAAGTCACTGCAGCAGGAGGTTATGGTAATGAAGAAGCTCGGTATCAAGTAAAGCCTAAGGCATTTTATTATAGCCCAGATGTTTCTATCAATATTTTGACAGACTTCAATAATTTAGGCTTGCCTGCATTTACATTTAGCGATTACCGTCGTTTTACAGGTAGAAACTTTTCAAATACTCGTGGCATTGGGTCAAGTATAAACACAGGGACTGGAAATCAAGGGATCACAGCCTTTCAAAGCAATCGAGCTGTAAATATTGAAAGTAAGTTTGGAGCCTTCAACGGTGCCTATAAAGTAAATAAATCATTAGATATCAATGGTTTTGCAATTGTTTCTAGCACCGATACTGAAGATCGCAGGGACAACAATAGAACATTCATCGACAATGGTATTATTGAAGATACAAGAGATCTTTCGTTCCAACGTAACGAGACAGCCATATTCAAATTAGGGGCAGATTACAAACCGAACTCCAATTTTACCCTAGACTATAACGGCCAGGTTAACATTACTGATGTAGAGCAAATATCTGACTTCTTATCAGCACGTGTAGAACCTGTTGACGGTGGCGGCACTCAAAGTATTGTTGAAGATATTGATCAGCTTAATTCACAACGTCCTATTGTGATCGATCAAAATCTAAGTATGTACTATACAGCCGGCGATCGTAGTATATTTTCCTTTGAGGGAAGTTATGTAGATCAAGAAGAAGATCCTTTTTATAATGCGATAAGAGACATACGCGATCAACAAGATCCAGAACCTTTTAATGGTAGATTGAACTTGACCCAAGCAGACCCGTATAACATCAATCAGTCAAATTTAGTAGATACTAAAAGGCTAGATGCTAAAGTGGATTATTGGTACATCTTAAATAAAATAAGTAACATCAACCTGACTGTAGGTGGGATCTTTAATAAACAAGATTACAATTCTAATATTTTTCAAATATTAGGAGGTGACACTAGAAATGATTTAACTGATCCAGATCTAATAAACAACGTAGAATACAATTACACAGATCTTTATGCAGGATTGCACTATAAAATCATCACAGGTAAATTTACCATCACACCAGGATTTCACTACCATAACATCACGACAAAAGATGAGCAGAATGGGGAGACTAATGAGATAAAGACATCAAAAATACTTCCAGATCTAGACATTAGGTATGCCTTCAAATCTTCAGAATCATTGAATTTCACCTATGATCAAACCATCGCATTTCAAGATGTGGAGCGTTACGCACAAGCTTTAGTTTTTGGGAACTACAACAGTTTAAGCAGTGGTAATAATCAGTTAGAGGGAGCTATAAATGATGAGGTAAGACTTAATTACCGCAACTTTAATATGTTTAATTATACGACCATATTTGCAAATGTATTTTATAATAAAAATCGTGATGCGATTCAAAATAGTACCATCCTAGATGGGATTAATCAAATTTCTGCGCCCATAAACTCAGCTTTTGCAAATGAGAGTTTTGGAGGTAATGGATCGTATGGACGCGAATTTGGGAAGATTAGAACAAGGATAGGAGCTAATGTGAATTACTCTTCTTTCAACAACATTTTCAATGGTCGCCAGCTGGAATCGACAAACTTTACACATGCCTACAATATAAGTGCGGGTAGTAATTGGCAAGAGGGAATCAACTTTGATGTAAGTTATAGAATATCTTTCCAAGATACCGACAACGGTACGTTCCAAAATCAATTTACTACCCAAGCAATAGGACTCGATGCTAATTGGAAAATAGGAAAAGCAATACAGCTGGTGGCAGAGTATGATTTGAACTTGTTTGATGCAGATCAAGGCGGGCAAAACTTTGACTTCCTAGAGGCTAGTGCTTTCTATAGAGAGCCAGACTCTAAATGGGAATATAAGGTTGCAGCGACAAACTTATTGAATACAGAGGCTATTGTGAATGCAAACTTTGGTCAAGTAGCGACCAGCGTTTCACAAGATTTTGTTCTACCTCGATATGTTTATCTACAGGTGAGATACGACTTATAA